The proteins below are encoded in one region of Mycobacterium pseudokansasii:
- a CDS encoding PE family protein, giving the protein MSFVIAAPEALAAAASDLSGIGGAINAANAAAAGQTLGILAAGADEVSAAVAALFGAYAQQYQALSAQATNFHDQFLQALSAGGLSYVAAEAANAQQALLTVVNAPTQTLLGRPLIGDGTAGAPGQPGGAGGLLWGSGGAGGAGVSGQAGGRGGDAGLWGSGGVGGAGGSSAAGGAGGAGGWLYGNGGAGGIGGSGAVGGDGGRALFVGNGGVGGQGGVGVAGVNGGIGGAGGIGGNAGLIGDGGAGGQGGVGAAGLNAVNPTPGPAAKAGLTPADVFGPDIQTGQAGGTGFPGTAATPTGGSGGNGASATSNSDLTGKAFGGAGGDAGIAAAGGAGGSGGNGGNATIQGGDGNVSATGGQGGAGSNGVAPGSAGGSGGNGGSATLFGGKIPTGFAGSGAGGNGGDGASSALSGGAGASGGTGGAGGAGGLLYGNGGAGGAGGVGGIGGAGAPGGAGGSGGDSATALAQFRSDLFSLTGGVGGDGGDGASALGVGGLGGTGGMGGNGGAASPLFGNGGAGGNAGVGGAGGAGGAGGAGGDGGVGGGTRAVSSFPGGFGSGGGGGAGGDGGGGGDGGAGGAGGPLGGVGGRAGFVLGLPGADGSAGVGGPGGTGGAGGAAGTGGQGGQGLGGGLNGGVGSDGIAGTDGQAGPNG; this is encoded by the coding sequence ATGTCGTTTGTGATTGCGGCTCCAGAGGCGCTGGCGGCGGCGGCTTCGGACCTGTCGGGTATTGGTGGGGCGATCAATGCGGCCAACGCGGCGGCGGCTGGCCAGACGCTGGGAATTCTGGCGGCCGGCGCCGACGAGGTGTCGGCGGCTGTTGCGGCCCTGTTCGGCGCGTATGCCCAGCAATATCAGGCGCTGAGCGCCCAGGCGACAAATTTTCATGACCAATTTCTGCAGGCCTTGAGCGCTGGTGGGCTCTCATATGTCGCCGCCGAGGCCGCCAATGCTCAGCAAGCTTTACTCACTGTGGTCAATGCGCCCACCCAGACTTTGTTGGGGCGGCCGTTGATTGGTGACGGCACCGCCGGGGCGCCGGGGCAGCCGGGTGGAGCTGGCGGTTTGTTGTGGGGCAGTGGCGGTGCCGGTGGTGCGGGTGTGTCGGGCCAGGCCGGCGGCCGGGGTGGGGACGCGGGGTTATGGGGCAGCGGTGGCGTTGGGGGCGCCGGCGGTAGCAGCGCGGCCGGTGGGGCGGGCGGGGCTGGCGGATGGTTGTACGGCAACGGCGGGGCCGGCGGCATCGGTGGGTCTGGCGCTGTCGGAGGCGACGGTGGGCGGGCGTTGTTCGTGGGCAATGGCGGTGTCGGTGGGCAGGGTGGGGTTGGTGTGGCGGGCGTTAACGGCGGCATCGGGGGTGCCGGCGGTATCGGTGGCAACGCCGGTCTGATCGGCGATGGTGGGGCGGGCGGCCAGGGTGGCGTCGGTGCGGCCGGGCTCAACGCGGTCAACCCCACGCCCGGACCCGCGGCCAAAGCAGGGCTGACGCCAGCCGATGTATTCGGACCTGATATCCAAACCGGCCAGGCCGGTGGCACCGGCTTCCCCGGCACGGCAGCAACGCCGACCGGCGGTTCCGGCGGCAACGGCGCCAGCGCCACCAGCAACTCTGACTTGACCGGGAAGGCCTTCGGCGGCGCCGGCGGAGACGCGGGTATCGCGGCTGCCGGCGGGGCTGGCGGCAGCGGCGGCAACGGCGGCAACGCCACAATCCAAGGTGGCGACGGCAACGTCTCCGCCACGGGCGGCCAGGGTGGTGCCGGCAGCAACGGCGTGGCGCCCGGCAGCGCCGGCGGCAGCGGCGGCAACGGCGGATCGGCCACCCTGTTTGGCGGCAAAATCCCGACCGGTTTTGCCGGCAGCGGCGCCGGCGGTAACGGCGGCGACGGGGCCAGCAGCGCGTTGTCCGGCGGTGCCGGCGCCTCTGGGGGGACCGGCGGCGCTGGCGGCGCCGGCGGCCTGCTGTACGGCAATGGCGGTGCCGGTGGCGCCGGCGGCGTGGGTGGCATCGGCGGCGCGGGCGCTCCGGGCGGGGCCGGCGGCTCCGGCGGTGACTCGGCCACCGCGTTGGCTCAGTTCCGCAGTGATCTGTTCTCCCTCACAGGCGGAGTAGGCGGCGACGGTGGTGATGGCGCCAGTGCGCTTGGTGTCGGCGGTCTCGGTGGCACCGGGGGTATGGGCGGTAATGGCGGCGCCGCCTCGCCGCTATTCGGCAACGGAGGTGCCGGCGGGAACGCCGGTGTTGGCGGCGCCGGGGGTGCGGGTGGTGCCGGCGGGGCCGGCGGCGACGGCGGGGTCGGCGGCGGCACACGAGCCGTCAGCAGCTTCCCCGGTGGTTTCGGCAGCGGCGGTGGCGGCGGTGCCGGTGGCGATGGCGGCGGTGGCGGTGACGGCGGAGCGGGTGGAGCCGGTGGACCCCTTGGTGGCGTGGGCGGCCGCGCCGGGTTCGTGCTGGGTCTACCCGGTGCCGACGGCTCTGCTGGTGTCGGCGGTCCGGGCGGGACAGGCGGGGCGGGTGGCGCCGCCGGCACCGGGGGCCAGGGTGGCCAAGGGCTGGGTGGTGGCTTAAACGGTGGTGTCGGCTCGGACGGGATCGCGGGCACCGACGGACAAGCCGGCCCGAACGGCTAA